A genomic stretch from Oryzias latipes chromosome 24, ASM223467v1 includes:
- the ankrd6 gene encoding ankyrin repeat domain-containing protein 6 isoform X3, whose protein sequence is MASSGLEWDPLDCPLVGLPAGFEPLFLSERESPDLWHCRVQSLWSLSPGTNCSASSGTLGSWRLRQEEEEEGGQRRKAGERPGGSEGVKEGEQTALHRAAVVGNTDVIGALIQEGCALDRQDKDGNTALHEVAWHGFSQSVKLLVKAGANVHAKNKAGNTALHLACQNGHAQSSKVLLLGGCRPDSKNTAGDTCLHVAARYNHVAMIRILLGAFCSVSEKNLVGDTPLHVAAALNHKKTVRLLLEAGADSHVCNNAGQTALDQARDHNNPEVALLLTKAPQSFLRGRSVRKRRDKLKSERRAQSVPRDQMLSCKDSASAAEDTQSSERDPCRNIDAAESPPRRSRSRKQKPSLSEPLRRRETKPSEVGRRKTANLQGAFPHGPAPPHSFKAYQLYTLYRGKDGKIMQAPLNGCRCEPLISKLENQLEATKEEMKSEIHTVQDLVNSKMGQMDRKNKHQMGALDKLTLERVSAERSTCLQRMEQWTQQERLEAQSRQNLEVRLSGEPGATTLRRCLSVSEGLNEVDRSERAGSKPSEGEAGTAEGGASDHYFVLHAESSPDGEMLHKAEPAKSPASSIPVVRPKERAAVAHRKTQDLEAAEEASPIAERRCGRQKHHRKHSQGKTKPRGAGGVRALEVFGEAPREASFAQERDNMHAVEVTQYFFEAVSTQMERWYERKVQEARQHADRRAQADRAALMDRIAFLEDELRTLRTNRHDGC, encoded by the exons ATGGCCTCCAGTGGCCTTGAATGGGACCCGCTGGACTGCCCTCTTGTGGGTCTCCCTGCAGGATTTGAACCCCTCTTCCTCTCAGAGAGGGAGAGCCCAGATCTCTGGCACTGTCGAGTTCAGTCTCTGTGGTCTCTGAGTCCTGGAACAAACTGCTCCGCATCCTCTGGGACTTTGGGAAGCTGGAGACtaagacaggaggaggaggaggaaggaggacagAGGAGAAAGGCTGGGGAAAGGCCTGGAGGATCTGAGGGAGTGAAGGAG GGAGAGCAGACGGCGTTGCACCGAGCTGCTGTGGTGGGAAACACTGATGTCATCGGAGCTCTCATCCAGGAAGGGTGTGCTCTGGACCGGCAGGATAAG GATGGAAACACGGCTCTGCATGAAGTGGCCTGGCATGGCTTCAGTCAGTCTGTGAAGCTGCTGGTGAAGGCTGGGGCCAACGTTCACGCCAAGAACAAG GCAGGGAACACGGCTCTCCACCTCGCATGTCAGAACGGTCATGCTCAGAGCTCCAAGGTTCTGCTTCTTGGAGGCTGCAGGCCTGACAGCAAGAATACA GCAGGAGACACATGTCTGCATGTGGCCGCTCGGTACAACCATGTGGCCATGATTCGCATCTTACTTGGAGCCTTCTGCTCTGTGTCGGAGAAGAACCTG GTTGGAGACACTCCTCTACACGTTGCTGCTGCTCTGAATCATAAGAAAACGGTTCGTCTGCTGCTGGAGGCCGGAGCCGACAGCCACGTCTGCAACAAT GCGGGTCAGACAGCTCTGGATCAGGCCAGAGACCACAACAACCCTGAGGTGGCTCTCCTTTTGACCAAAGCCCCACAG AGCTTTCTGCGAGGCAGgagtgtgaggaagaggagggacaaACTGAAATCAGAGAGGAGGGCTCAGTCAGTGCCCAGAGACCAAATGTTATCCTGTAAG GACAGTgcatctgctgcagaggatacgCAGAGCAGCGAGCGCGACCCCTGCAGAAACATCGACGCAGCCGAATCCCCCCCCCGGAGGAGCCGGAGTAGGAAGCAGAAG CCGTCTTTGTCAGAACCTCTTCGCCGCCGAGAGACGAAGCCCAGCGAAGTCGGTCGCAGGAAGACGGCTAATCTGCAAGGGGCCTTCCCCCACGGGCCCGCCCCCCCTCACAGCTTCAAAGCCTATCAGCTGTACACCCTGTACCGAGGAAAGGACGGGAAGATCATGCAG GCGCCGCTGAACGGCTGCCGCTGTGAGCCGCTCATCAGCAAACTGGAAAACCAGCTGGAGGCCACCAAGGAGGAGATGAAGAGCGAGATCCACACCGTCCAGGACCTGGTGAACAGCAAGATGGGCCAGATGGACCGCAAGAACAAACATCAG ATGGGGGCTCTAGATAAGCTGACCCTGGAgcgagtttctgcagagaggagcACATGTCTGCAGAGGATGGAGCAGTGGACGCAGCAGGAGCGACTGGAGGCCCAGAGCAGACAG AACCTGGAGGTCCGGCTCAGTGGAGAACCCGGCGCCACCACGCTGCGGCGCTGTCTGTCGGTCTCCGAGGGTCTGAATGAGGTGGACAGGAGCGAACGCGCTGGCTCGAAGCCCAGTGAAGGAGAGGCGGGCACGGCGGAGGGCGGAGCCTCCGACCACTACTTTGTTCTTCATGCAGAGAGCTCTCCAG ATGGTGAAATGCTTCACAAGGCAGAGCCAGCCAAAAGCCCCGCCTCCTCAATCCCGGTGGTTCGTCCAAAGGAGCGAGCAGCCGTCGCCCACAGAAAGACCCAGGACCTGGAAGCAGCAGAGGAGGCGTCTCCCATTGCGGAGCGCCGCTGTGGCCGCCAGAAGCACCACCGCAAACACTCGCAGGGAAAGACTAAGCCCAGGGGGGCAGGGGGGGTCAGGGCTCTGGAGGTGTTTGGAGAGGCGCCGCGGGAGGCGTCTTTCGCTCAGGAAAGGGACAACATGCACGCCGTGGAGGTCACGCAGTACTTCTTCGAGGCCGTGTCCACACAGATGGAACGCTGGTACGAGCGGAAGGTTCAGGAGGCGCGGCAGCACGCCGACCGACGAGCTCAGGCCGACAGGGCGGCGCTGATGGACAGGATCGCCTTTCTGGAGGACGAGCTGCGCACACTGAGGACCAACCGCCACGACGGCTGCTGA
- the ankrd6 gene encoding ankyrin repeat domain-containing protein 6 isoform X4, with product MSQQDEAEVLALSERLLIAAHKGQADNVVQLINKGAKVALTKYGRSPLHLAAHKGHLEVVHILLKAGCDLDIEDDGEQTALHRAAVVGNTDVIGALIQEGCALDRQDKAGNTALHLACQNGHAQSSKVLLLGGCRPDSKNTAGDTCLHVAARYNHVAMIRILLGAFCSVSEKNLVGDTPLHVAAALNHKKTVRLLLEAGADSHVCNNAGQTALDQARDHNNPEVALLLTKAPQSFLRGRSVRKRRDKLKSERRAQSVPRDQMLSCKDSASAAEDTQSSERDPCRNIDAAESPPRRSRSRKQKPSLSEPLRRRETKPSEVGRRKTANLQGAFPHGPAPPHSFKAYQLYTLYRGKDGKIMQAPLNGCRCEPLISKLENQLEATKEEMKSEIHTVQDLVNSKMGQMDRKNKHQMGALDKLTLERVSAERSTCLQRMEQWTQQERLEAQSRQASLVSELKSWCLSKLQNLEVRLSGEPGATTLRRCLSVSEGLNEVDRSERAGSKPSEGEAGTAEGGASDHYFVLHAESSPDGEMLHKAEPAKSPASSIPVVRPKERAAVAHRKTQDLEAAEEASPIAERRCGRQKHHRKHSQGKTKPRGAGGVRALEVFGEAPREASFAQERDNMHAVEVTQYFFEAVSTQMERWYERKVQEARQHADRRAQADRAALMDRIAFLEDELRTLRTNRHDGC from the exons ATGAGCCAGCAGGATGAGGCTGAGGTCCTCGCACTCTCCGAGCGCCTCCTCATAGCGGCACACAAGGGCCAAGCTGACAATGTGGTCCAGCTCATCAACAAGGGGGCAAAGGTAGCGCTCACAAAG TACGGCAGAAGCCCCCTGCACTTGGCCGCCCACAAAGGCCACCTGGAGGTGGTGCACATCCTGCTGAAAGCTGGCTGTGACCTGGACATCGAGGATGAT GGAGAGCAGACGGCGTTGCACCGAGCTGCTGTGGTGGGAAACACTGATGTCATCGGAGCTCTCATCCAGGAAGGGTGTGCTCTGGACCGGCAGGATAAG GCAGGGAACACGGCTCTCCACCTCGCATGTCAGAACGGTCATGCTCAGAGCTCCAAGGTTCTGCTTCTTGGAGGCTGCAGGCCTGACAGCAAGAATACA GCAGGAGACACATGTCTGCATGTGGCCGCTCGGTACAACCATGTGGCCATGATTCGCATCTTACTTGGAGCCTTCTGCTCTGTGTCGGAGAAGAACCTG GTTGGAGACACTCCTCTACACGTTGCTGCTGCTCTGAATCATAAGAAAACGGTTCGTCTGCTGCTGGAGGCCGGAGCCGACAGCCACGTCTGCAACAAT GCGGGTCAGACAGCTCTGGATCAGGCCAGAGACCACAACAACCCTGAGGTGGCTCTCCTTTTGACCAAAGCCCCACAG AGCTTTCTGCGAGGCAGgagtgtgaggaagaggagggacaaACTGAAATCAGAGAGGAGGGCTCAGTCAGTGCCCAGAGACCAAATGTTATCCTGTAAG GACAGTgcatctgctgcagaggatacgCAGAGCAGCGAGCGCGACCCCTGCAGAAACATCGACGCAGCCGAATCCCCCCCCCGGAGGAGCCGGAGTAGGAAGCAGAAG CCGTCTTTGTCAGAACCTCTTCGCCGCCGAGAGACGAAGCCCAGCGAAGTCGGTCGCAGGAAGACGGCTAATCTGCAAGGGGCCTTCCCCCACGGGCCCGCCCCCCCTCACAGCTTCAAAGCCTATCAGCTGTACACCCTGTACCGAGGAAAGGACGGGAAGATCATGCAG GCGCCGCTGAACGGCTGCCGCTGTGAGCCGCTCATCAGCAAACTGGAAAACCAGCTGGAGGCCACCAAGGAGGAGATGAAGAGCGAGATCCACACCGTCCAGGACCTGGTGAACAGCAAGATGGGCCAGATGGACCGCAAGAACAAACATCAG ATGGGGGCTCTAGATAAGCTGACCCTGGAgcgagtttctgcagagaggagcACATGTCTGCAGAGGATGGAGCAGTGGACGCAGCAGGAGCGACTGGAGGCCCAGAGCAGACAG GCATCTCTGGTCAGCGAGCTGAAGAGTTGGTGTCTGTCCAAACTGCAGAACCTGGAGGTCCGGCTCAGTGGAGAACCCGGCGCCACCACGCTGCGGCGCTGTCTGTCGGTCTCCGAGGGTCTGAATGAGGTGGACAGGAGCGAACGCGCTGGCTCGAAGCCCAGTGAAGGAGAGGCGGGCACGGCGGAGGGCGGAGCCTCCGACCACTACTTTGTTCTTCATGCAGAGAGCTCTCCAG ATGGTGAAATGCTTCACAAGGCAGAGCCAGCCAAAAGCCCCGCCTCCTCAATCCCGGTGGTTCGTCCAAAGGAGCGAGCAGCCGTCGCCCACAGAAAGACCCAGGACCTGGAAGCAGCAGAGGAGGCGTCTCCCATTGCGGAGCGCCGCTGTGGCCGCCAGAAGCACCACCGCAAACACTCGCAGGGAAAGACTAAGCCCAGGGGGGCAGGGGGGGTCAGGGCTCTGGAGGTGTTTGGAGAGGCGCCGCGGGAGGCGTCTTTCGCTCAGGAAAGGGACAACATGCACGCCGTGGAGGTCACGCAGTACTTCTTCGAGGCCGTGTCCACACAGATGGAACGCTGGTACGAGCGGAAGGTTCAGGAGGCGCGGCAGCACGCCGACCGACGAGCTCAGGCCGACAGGGCGGCGCTGATGGACAGGATCGCCTTTCTGGAGGACGAGCTGCGCACACTGAGGACCAACCGCCACGACGGCTGCTGA
- the ankrd6 gene encoding ankyrin repeat domain-containing protein 6 isoform X1 — MASSGLEWDPLDCPLVGLPAGFEPLFLSERESPDLWHCRVQSLWSLSPGTNCSASSGTLGSWRLRQEEEEEGGQRRKAGERPGGSEGVKEGEQTALHRAAVVGNTDVIGALIQEGCALDRQDKDGNTALHEVAWHGFSQSVKLLVKAGANVHAKNKAGNTALHLACQNGHAQSSKVLLLGGCRPDSKNTAGDTCLHVAARYNHVAMIRILLGAFCSVSEKNLVGDTPLHVAAALNHKKTVRLLLEAGADSHVCNNAGQTALDQARDHNNPEVALLLTKAPQSFLRGRSVRKRRDKLKSERRAQSVPRDQMLSCKDSASAAEDTQSSERDPCRNIDAAESPPRRSRSRKQKPSLSEPLRRRETKPSEVGRRKTANLQGAFPHGPAPPHSFKAYQLYTLYRGKDGKIMQAPLNGCRCEPLISKLENQLEATKEEMKSEIHTVQDLVNSKMGQMDRKNKHQMGALDKLTLERVSAERSTCLQRMEQWTQQERLEAQSRQASLVSELKSWCLSKLQNLEVRLSGEPGATTLRRCLSVSEGLNEVDRSERAGSKPSEGEAGTAEGGASDHYFVLHAESSPDGEMLHKAEPAKSPASSIPVVRPKERAAVAHRKTQDLEAAEEASPIAERRCGRQKHHRKHSQGKTKPRGAGGVRALEVFGEAPREASFAQERDNMHAVEVTQYFFEAVSTQMERWYERKVQEARQHADRRAQADRAALMDRIAFLEDELRTLRTNRHDGC; from the exons ATGGCCTCCAGTGGCCTTGAATGGGACCCGCTGGACTGCCCTCTTGTGGGTCTCCCTGCAGGATTTGAACCCCTCTTCCTCTCAGAGAGGGAGAGCCCAGATCTCTGGCACTGTCGAGTTCAGTCTCTGTGGTCTCTGAGTCCTGGAACAAACTGCTCCGCATCCTCTGGGACTTTGGGAAGCTGGAGACtaagacaggaggaggaggaggaaggaggacagAGGAGAAAGGCTGGGGAAAGGCCTGGAGGATCTGAGGGAGTGAAGGAG GGAGAGCAGACGGCGTTGCACCGAGCTGCTGTGGTGGGAAACACTGATGTCATCGGAGCTCTCATCCAGGAAGGGTGTGCTCTGGACCGGCAGGATAAG GATGGAAACACGGCTCTGCATGAAGTGGCCTGGCATGGCTTCAGTCAGTCTGTGAAGCTGCTGGTGAAGGCTGGGGCCAACGTTCACGCCAAGAACAAG GCAGGGAACACGGCTCTCCACCTCGCATGTCAGAACGGTCATGCTCAGAGCTCCAAGGTTCTGCTTCTTGGAGGCTGCAGGCCTGACAGCAAGAATACA GCAGGAGACACATGTCTGCATGTGGCCGCTCGGTACAACCATGTGGCCATGATTCGCATCTTACTTGGAGCCTTCTGCTCTGTGTCGGAGAAGAACCTG GTTGGAGACACTCCTCTACACGTTGCTGCTGCTCTGAATCATAAGAAAACGGTTCGTCTGCTGCTGGAGGCCGGAGCCGACAGCCACGTCTGCAACAAT GCGGGTCAGACAGCTCTGGATCAGGCCAGAGACCACAACAACCCTGAGGTGGCTCTCCTTTTGACCAAAGCCCCACAG AGCTTTCTGCGAGGCAGgagtgtgaggaagaggagggacaaACTGAAATCAGAGAGGAGGGCTCAGTCAGTGCCCAGAGACCAAATGTTATCCTGTAAG GACAGTgcatctgctgcagaggatacgCAGAGCAGCGAGCGCGACCCCTGCAGAAACATCGACGCAGCCGAATCCCCCCCCCGGAGGAGCCGGAGTAGGAAGCAGAAG CCGTCTTTGTCAGAACCTCTTCGCCGCCGAGAGACGAAGCCCAGCGAAGTCGGTCGCAGGAAGACGGCTAATCTGCAAGGGGCCTTCCCCCACGGGCCCGCCCCCCCTCACAGCTTCAAAGCCTATCAGCTGTACACCCTGTACCGAGGAAAGGACGGGAAGATCATGCAG GCGCCGCTGAACGGCTGCCGCTGTGAGCCGCTCATCAGCAAACTGGAAAACCAGCTGGAGGCCACCAAGGAGGAGATGAAGAGCGAGATCCACACCGTCCAGGACCTGGTGAACAGCAAGATGGGCCAGATGGACCGCAAGAACAAACATCAG ATGGGGGCTCTAGATAAGCTGACCCTGGAgcgagtttctgcagagaggagcACATGTCTGCAGAGGATGGAGCAGTGGACGCAGCAGGAGCGACTGGAGGCCCAGAGCAGACAG GCATCTCTGGTCAGCGAGCTGAAGAGTTGGTGTCTGTCCAAACTGCAGAACCTGGAGGTCCGGCTCAGTGGAGAACCCGGCGCCACCACGCTGCGGCGCTGTCTGTCGGTCTCCGAGGGTCTGAATGAGGTGGACAGGAGCGAACGCGCTGGCTCGAAGCCCAGTGAAGGAGAGGCGGGCACGGCGGAGGGCGGAGCCTCCGACCACTACTTTGTTCTTCATGCAGAGAGCTCTCCAG ATGGTGAAATGCTTCACAAGGCAGAGCCAGCCAAAAGCCCCGCCTCCTCAATCCCGGTGGTTCGTCCAAAGGAGCGAGCAGCCGTCGCCCACAGAAAGACCCAGGACCTGGAAGCAGCAGAGGAGGCGTCTCCCATTGCGGAGCGCCGCTGTGGCCGCCAGAAGCACCACCGCAAACACTCGCAGGGAAAGACTAAGCCCAGGGGGGCAGGGGGGGTCAGGGCTCTGGAGGTGTTTGGAGAGGCGCCGCGGGAGGCGTCTTTCGCTCAGGAAAGGGACAACATGCACGCCGTGGAGGTCACGCAGTACTTCTTCGAGGCCGTGTCCACACAGATGGAACGCTGGTACGAGCGGAAGGTTCAGGAGGCGCGGCAGCACGCCGACCGACGAGCTCAGGCCGACAGGGCGGCGCTGATGGACAGGATCGCCTTTCTGGAGGACGAGCTGCGCACACTGAGGACCAACCGCCACGACGGCTGCTGA
- the ankrd6 gene encoding ankyrin repeat domain-containing protein 6 isoform X2 translates to MSQQDEAEVLALSERLLIAAHKGQADNVVQLINKGAKVALTKYGRSPLHLAAHKGHLEVVHILLKAGCDLDIEDDGEQTALHRAAVVGNTDVIGALIQEGCALDRQDKDGNTALHEVAWHGFSQSVKLLVKAGANVHAKNKAGNTALHLACQNGHAQSSKVLLLGGCRPDSKNTAGDTCLHVAARYNHVAMIRILLGAFCSVSEKNLVGDTPLHVAAALNHKKTVRLLLEAGADSHVCNNAGQTALDQARDHNNPEVALLLTKAPQSFLRGRSVRKRRDKLKSERRAQSVPRDQMLSCKDSASAAEDTQSSERDPCRNIDAAESPPRRSRSRKQKPSLSEPLRRRETKPSEVGRRKTANLQGAFPHGPAPPHSFKAYQLYTLYRGKDGKIMQAPLNGCRCEPLISKLENQLEATKEEMKSEIHTVQDLVNSKMGQMDRKNKHQMGALDKLTLERVSAERSTCLQRMEQWTQQERLEAQSRQASLVSELKSWCLSKLQNLEVRLSGEPGATTLRRCLSVSEGLNEVDRSERAGSKPSEGEAGTAEGGASDHYFVLHAESSPDGEMLHKAEPAKSPASSIPVVRPKERAAVAHRKTQDLEAAEEASPIAERRCGRQKHHRKHSQGKTKPRGAGGVRALEVFGEAPREASFAQERDNMHAVEVTQYFFEAVSTQMERWYERKVQEARQHADRRAQADRAALMDRIAFLEDELRTLRTNRHDGC, encoded by the exons ATGAGCCAGCAGGATGAGGCTGAGGTCCTCGCACTCTCCGAGCGCCTCCTCATAGCGGCACACAAGGGCCAAGCTGACAATGTGGTCCAGCTCATCAACAAGGGGGCAAAGGTAGCGCTCACAAAG TACGGCAGAAGCCCCCTGCACTTGGCCGCCCACAAAGGCCACCTGGAGGTGGTGCACATCCTGCTGAAAGCTGGCTGTGACCTGGACATCGAGGATGAT GGAGAGCAGACGGCGTTGCACCGAGCTGCTGTGGTGGGAAACACTGATGTCATCGGAGCTCTCATCCAGGAAGGGTGTGCTCTGGACCGGCAGGATAAG GATGGAAACACGGCTCTGCATGAAGTGGCCTGGCATGGCTTCAGTCAGTCTGTGAAGCTGCTGGTGAAGGCTGGGGCCAACGTTCACGCCAAGAACAAG GCAGGGAACACGGCTCTCCACCTCGCATGTCAGAACGGTCATGCTCAGAGCTCCAAGGTTCTGCTTCTTGGAGGCTGCAGGCCTGACAGCAAGAATACA GCAGGAGACACATGTCTGCATGTGGCCGCTCGGTACAACCATGTGGCCATGATTCGCATCTTACTTGGAGCCTTCTGCTCTGTGTCGGAGAAGAACCTG GTTGGAGACACTCCTCTACACGTTGCTGCTGCTCTGAATCATAAGAAAACGGTTCGTCTGCTGCTGGAGGCCGGAGCCGACAGCCACGTCTGCAACAAT GCGGGTCAGACAGCTCTGGATCAGGCCAGAGACCACAACAACCCTGAGGTGGCTCTCCTTTTGACCAAAGCCCCACAG AGCTTTCTGCGAGGCAGgagtgtgaggaagaggagggacaaACTGAAATCAGAGAGGAGGGCTCAGTCAGTGCCCAGAGACCAAATGTTATCCTGTAAG GACAGTgcatctgctgcagaggatacgCAGAGCAGCGAGCGCGACCCCTGCAGAAACATCGACGCAGCCGAATCCCCCCCCCGGAGGAGCCGGAGTAGGAAGCAGAAG CCGTCTTTGTCAGAACCTCTTCGCCGCCGAGAGACGAAGCCCAGCGAAGTCGGTCGCAGGAAGACGGCTAATCTGCAAGGGGCCTTCCCCCACGGGCCCGCCCCCCCTCACAGCTTCAAAGCCTATCAGCTGTACACCCTGTACCGAGGAAAGGACGGGAAGATCATGCAG GCGCCGCTGAACGGCTGCCGCTGTGAGCCGCTCATCAGCAAACTGGAAAACCAGCTGGAGGCCACCAAGGAGGAGATGAAGAGCGAGATCCACACCGTCCAGGACCTGGTGAACAGCAAGATGGGCCAGATGGACCGCAAGAACAAACATCAG ATGGGGGCTCTAGATAAGCTGACCCTGGAgcgagtttctgcagagaggagcACATGTCTGCAGAGGATGGAGCAGTGGACGCAGCAGGAGCGACTGGAGGCCCAGAGCAGACAG GCATCTCTGGTCAGCGAGCTGAAGAGTTGGTGTCTGTCCAAACTGCAGAACCTGGAGGTCCGGCTCAGTGGAGAACCCGGCGCCACCACGCTGCGGCGCTGTCTGTCGGTCTCCGAGGGTCTGAATGAGGTGGACAGGAGCGAACGCGCTGGCTCGAAGCCCAGTGAAGGAGAGGCGGGCACGGCGGAGGGCGGAGCCTCCGACCACTACTTTGTTCTTCATGCAGAGAGCTCTCCAG ATGGTGAAATGCTTCACAAGGCAGAGCCAGCCAAAAGCCCCGCCTCCTCAATCCCGGTGGTTCGTCCAAAGGAGCGAGCAGCCGTCGCCCACAGAAAGACCCAGGACCTGGAAGCAGCAGAGGAGGCGTCTCCCATTGCGGAGCGCCGCTGTGGCCGCCAGAAGCACCACCGCAAACACTCGCAGGGAAAGACTAAGCCCAGGGGGGCAGGGGGGGTCAGGGCTCTGGAGGTGTTTGGAGAGGCGCCGCGGGAGGCGTCTTTCGCTCAGGAAAGGGACAACATGCACGCCGTGGAGGTCACGCAGTACTTCTTCGAGGCCGTGTCCACACAGATGGAACGCTGGTACGAGCGGAAGGTTCAGGAGGCGCGGCAGCACGCCGACCGACGAGCTCAGGCCGACAGGGCGGCGCTGATGGACAGGATCGCCTTTCTGGAGGACGAGCTGCGCACACTGAGGACCAACCGCCACGACGGCTGCTGA